The following are encoded in a window of Sinorhizobium sojae CCBAU 05684 genomic DNA:
- a CDS encoding response regulator, giving the protein MRRLMIADGSDVVRKVGKRILSGMGFLVSEAASSLDALVRCEAELPNILIVDAGLEGALDLIGNIRRLPEGASVKIYYCVVEADLRKMMAGKRAGADDFLLKPFDRKILTNVFASQSMAA; this is encoded by the coding sequence ATGCGGCGCTTGATGATCGCTGATGGTTCGGATGTTGTAAGGAAGGTCGGCAAGCGCATCCTGTCGGGCATGGGTTTTCTCGTGTCCGAGGCGGCGAGCAGCCTCGACGCTCTGGTGCGTTGCGAGGCCGAGCTGCCGAACATCCTGATTGTCGATGCCGGGCTCGAAGGGGCGCTCGACCTCATCGGCAATATCCGCCGGCTGCCCGAGGGCGCCTCGGTCAAGATCTATTATTGCGTCGTCGAGGCGGACCTGCGCAAGATGATGGCTGGCAAGCGCGCCGGCGCCGACGACTTCCTCCTGAAGCCCTTCGACCGCAAGATCCTGACGAACGTTTTTGCCAGCCAGTCGATGGCGGCCTGA
- the chpT gene encoding histidine phosphotransferase ChpT has translation MAKNPNLTLTGPDLAALLCSRVCHDVISPVGAINNGLELLDEGGADADAMDLIRTSALNASVRLKFARLAFGASGSVGASIDTGEAEKAAKDFAAAEKKTEVTWNGPRAIIAKNRVKLLLNLFLIAYGAIPRGGSIEVTLEDPEFDAAFTLVAKGRMMRVPPKLMEILSGTPEEAVDAHSIQPYYTVLLAEEAGMTIDVASTGEEIVFTARAGA, from the coding sequence ATGGCAAAGAATCCGAACCTGACGCTGACGGGACCCGATCTGGCCGCGCTGCTGTGCAGCCGGGTTTGCCACGACGTCATTTCGCCGGTCGGCGCCATCAACAACGGCCTCGAACTGCTCGACGAGGGCGGCGCCGATGCCGATGCCATGGACCTGATCCGCACCAGCGCCCTCAATGCCTCGGTCCGGCTGAAATTCGCCCGTCTCGCTTTCGGCGCTTCGGGCTCGGTCGGCGCATCGATCGACACCGGAGAGGCGGAGAAGGCGGCCAAGGATTTTGCCGCCGCGGAAAAGAAGACCGAAGTCACCTGGAACGGCCCGCGCGCGATCATCGCCAAGAATCGCGTCAAGCTGCTCCTGAACCTGTTCCTCATCGCCTATGGCGCGATCCCGCGCGGCGGCTCGATCGAGGTTACGCTGGAGGATCCGGAATTCGACGCCGCCTTCACGCTCGTCGCCAAGGGGCGGATGATGCGCGTGCCGCCGAAGCTCATGGAAATCCTCTCCGGCACCCCGGAGGAGGCGGTCGACGCGCACTCGATCCAGCCCTATTATACGGTGCTGCTCGCCGAAGAGGCGGGCATGACGATTGACGTCGCATCGACTGGCGAAGAGATCGTCTTCACCGCACGCGCCGGGGCCTGA
- a CDS encoding DUF1134 domain-containing protein has translation MQPKMKATAMAVRAILTTIILIGVALTTGAYSAAHAQSANGSQYSMQEIIDAGHTFFGETSGGLAKVVERAFESYGLPNGYILGQEGSGAFIAGLTYGEGELYTKNVGQHPVFWQGPSLGLDWGGQGSRAMMLVYNLPSVPALYKRFGGVSGSAYVVAGVGMTVLTDEHVVVVPIRTGIGARLGVNVGYLKLTQQPTWNPF, from the coding sequence ATGCAGCCGAAGATGAAGGCTACCGCAATGGCTGTCCGCGCCATCCTGACCACGATCATACTGATCGGCGTCGCCCTGACAACCGGCGCCTATTCCGCCGCCCACGCCCAATCCGCCAACGGAAGCCAGTATTCGATGCAAGAGATCATCGACGCCGGCCACACCTTTTTCGGCGAAACCTCCGGCGGCCTTGCCAAAGTGGTGGAGCGCGCCTTCGAAAGCTACGGGCTGCCGAACGGTTACATCCTCGGGCAGGAAGGTTCCGGCGCCTTCATAGCCGGCCTGACCTATGGCGAGGGCGAGCTCTACACCAAGAATGTCGGCCAGCATCCGGTCTTCTGGCAGGGCCCGTCGCTCGGGCTCGATTGGGGTGGACAGGGCAGCCGGGCAATGATGCTTGTCTACAATCTGCCGAGCGTGCCGGCGCTCTACAAGCGCTTCGGCGGCGTCTCCGGCTCGGCCTATGTCGTCGCCGGTGTCGGCATGACGGTGCTGACCGACGAGCATGTCGTCGTCGTGCCGATCCGCACCGGCATCGGCGCCAGGCTCGGCGTCAATGTCGGCTACCTCAAGCTGACGCAGCAGCCGACCTGGAATCCGTTCTGA
- a CDS encoding TrmH family RNA methyltransferase: MGAAPLIRIDDPSDPRIAGLVSIKERDLIGREGRFIAEGTVVLRLLAAAHRSGRGIAAEAILLLESRVAGLGDLLAKFPPEVPVYVADAGVFDAIAGFNMHRGVLALGRCDQLPGGDALLARLPASSLVLAACGISNHDNMGSLFRNAAAFGVDAVLMDQTSCDPMYRKAIRVSVGSVLTLPFAREGTAAELIGRLQAAGFALWGLSPRGETDVAEIPPAPRTALLVGTEGEGLPEAILSAVRTARIRQRPGLDSLNVAMAAGIALHQVARVNGRI; this comes from the coding sequence ATGGGCGCGGCCCCTCTGATCCGGATCGACGACCCGTCGGACCCGCGCATTGCGGGCTTGGTGTCGATCAAGGAGCGTGATCTCATCGGACGCGAGGGCCGCTTCATCGCCGAGGGCACCGTCGTCCTGCGCCTGCTGGCAGCGGCGCATCGCTCCGGCCGCGGTATTGCCGCCGAGGCGATCCTGCTCCTGGAAAGCCGCGTTGCCGGTCTTGGGGATCTGCTTGCGAAGTTTCCGCCCGAGGTTCCGGTCTACGTGGCCGATGCCGGCGTCTTCGATGCGATCGCCGGGTTCAACATGCATCGGGGCGTGTTGGCTCTCGGCCGCTGCGATCAACTGCCGGGCGGGGATGCGCTGCTTGCTCGGCTTCCCGCCTCAAGCCTTGTTCTCGCCGCCTGCGGCATCTCCAACCACGACAATATGGGGTCGCTGTTTCGAAATGCCGCGGCCTTCGGCGTTGATGCGGTGCTGATGGACCAGACGAGCTGTGATCCGATGTACCGCAAGGCGATCCGCGTGTCGGTCGGCTCCGTGCTGACGCTACCTTTTGCGCGTGAGGGAACCGCGGCCGAGCTGATCGGGCGGCTGCAGGCGGCGGGCTTTGCGCTCTGGGGCCTTTCGCCGCGCGGCGAAACCGATGTCGCGGAGATCCCGCCGGCGCCGCGCACGGCGCTCCTGGTCGGCACCGAAGGCGAGGGCCTGCCGGAGGCGATCCTGTCAGCCGTTCGGACCGCGCGCATCCGTCAGCGGCCGGGCCTCGACAGCCTCAACGTGGCGATGGCGGCGGGCATTGCGCTCCATCAGGTTGCGCGCGTCAACGGCCGGATCTGA
- a CDS encoding RluA family pseudouridine synthase has protein sequence MNDPFKQATGNRKVLTANESAAGRLDAFLTEALSGEFSRNRIKGLIEQGAVSMNGSPALEPKKKVHPGDTFEIALPEPEDPEPKGEAIPLDVIYEDDDLIVLVKPAGLVVHPGAGNWTGTLVNALIHHCGASLSGIGGVRRPGIVHRLDKDTSGVMVVAKNDAAHRHLSDQFADHGRTGPLERAYRAIVWGRPRQLKGTIDAPLGRAGDRTKRAVKHEEREDAREAITHYEVVERYQEKPDGTALVSTVECHLETGRTHQIRVHMAHIGHPLLGDPDYGAAFRTKANLLPEPAKAVVNRFPRQALHAFMLQFEHPSSGETMHFEAAMPADMEELIAALRTAG, from the coding sequence ATGAACGATCCCTTTAAACAAGCGACCGGCAATAGGAAAGTCCTGACGGCGAATGAGAGCGCCGCGGGACGGCTCGACGCCTTTCTGACGGAGGCGCTTTCGGGCGAGTTCTCGCGCAACCGTATCAAGGGCCTGATAGAGCAGGGTGCCGTTTCGATGAACGGCTCGCCGGCTCTCGAGCCTAAGAAGAAGGTACACCCGGGCGATACGTTCGAGATCGCCCTGCCTGAACCGGAAGATCCGGAACCGAAGGGTGAGGCGATCCCGCTCGACGTCATCTACGAGGACGATGACCTGATCGTGCTCGTCAAGCCGGCCGGTCTTGTGGTGCACCCCGGTGCCGGCAATTGGACGGGAACGCTCGTCAATGCCCTCATCCACCATTGCGGCGCAAGCCTTTCCGGCATCGGCGGCGTCAGGCGGCCGGGCATCGTCCATCGGCTGGACAAGGACACGAGCGGCGTCATGGTCGTGGCGAAGAACGATGCCGCCCATCGCCATCTCTCCGACCAATTCGCCGATCACGGCCGCACAGGACCGCTCGAGCGTGCGTATCGGGCGATCGTCTGGGGCCGCCCTCGCCAGTTGAAAGGCACGATCGACGCACCGCTCGGACGGGCGGGAGACCGGACAAAGCGGGCCGTCAAGCATGAGGAGCGCGAGGACGCACGCGAGGCGATCACCCATTACGAGGTCGTCGAGCGCTATCAGGAAAAGCCGGACGGCACCGCGCTCGTCTCGACCGTCGAGTGCCACCTGGAAACCGGCCGTACCCACCAGATCCGCGTGCACATGGCCCATATCGGCCATCCCCTGCTCGGCGATCCCGATTACGGCGCTGCCTTTCGGACCAAAGCCAATCTTTTGCCGGAGCCGGCAAAAGCCGTGGTCAACCGCTTCCCTCGCCAGGCGCTCCACGCCTTCATGCTGCAGTTCGAGCATCCCTCAAGCGGCGAGACGATGCATTTCGAAGCGGCAATGCCGGCCGACATGGAGGAACTGATCGCGGCGCTGCGGACCGCCGGCTGA
- the rpoH gene encoding RNA polymerase sigma factor RpoH: protein MARSTLPTIAAGEGGLNRYLDEIRKFPMLEPQEEYMLAKRYQEHEDRGAAHKLVTSHLRLVAKIAMGYRGYGLPIGEVISEGNVGLMQAVKKFEPDRGFRLATYAMWWIKAAIQEYILRSWSLVKMGTTANQKRLFFNLRRLKGRIQALDDGDLKPEQVKEIATTLKVSEDEVVSMNRRLSGDASLNAPIKASEGDSGQWQDWLVDEHDNQEEILIEQDELDSRRALLADAMKVLNDRERRIFQARRLTEDPVTLEDLSTEFDISRERVRQIEVRAFEKVQDAVRKAALDRANALRVVEGA from the coding sequence ATGGCCCGCAGTACTTTGCCGACCATTGCTGCCGGAGAGGGCGGTCTAAACCGCTATCTCGACGAAATCCGAAAATTTCCCATGCTCGAGCCGCAGGAAGAGTACATGCTCGCCAAGCGCTATCAAGAGCATGAAGACCGCGGCGCCGCGCATAAGCTCGTGACGAGCCATCTGCGCCTGGTCGCCAAGATTGCGATGGGCTATCGCGGCTACGGGCTGCCGATCGGCGAAGTTATATCCGAAGGCAATGTCGGCCTGATGCAGGCGGTCAAGAAGTTCGAACCCGACCGCGGCTTCCGCCTTGCGACCTATGCGATGTGGTGGATCAAAGCGGCCATCCAGGAATATATCCTGCGCTCCTGGTCGCTCGTCAAAATGGGTACGACCGCCAATCAGAAGCGGCTATTCTTCAATCTGCGCCGGCTGAAGGGCCGGATTCAGGCCCTTGACGACGGCGATCTCAAGCCGGAGCAGGTGAAGGAAATCGCCACGACGCTCAAGGTGAGCGAGGACGAAGTCGTTTCGATGAACCGCCGGCTGTCCGGAGACGCTTCGCTGAATGCACCGATCAAGGCCAGCGAAGGCGACTCGGGCCAGTGGCAGGACTGGCTGGTGGATGAGCACGACAATCAGGAAGAAATCCTGATCGAACAGGACGAGCTCGACAGCCGCCGCGCCTTGCTCGCCGACGCCATGAAGGTCTTGAACGACCGCGAGCGCCGCATCTTCCAGGCCCGCCGCCTCACCGAAGATCCGGTGACGCTGGAGGACCTCTCGACCGAGTTCGACATCAGCCGCGAACGCGTCCGCCAGATCGAGGTACGCGCCTTCGAGAAGGTGCAGGATGCCGTCCGCAAAGCCGCGCTGGACCGCGCCAATGCACTCCGCGTCGTCGAGGGCGCGTAG
- a CDS encoding adenylosuccinate synthase codes for MTNVVVVGSQWGDEGKGKIVDWLSERADIVVRFQGGHNAGHTLVIDGVSYKLSLLPSGVVRPGKLAVIGNGVVIDPHALIAEIDKLAAQGVKITPENLRIADNATLILSLHRELDGIREDAASNSGTKIGTTRRGIGPAYEDKVGRRAIRVMDLADLGTLPAKVDRLLTHHNALRRGLGETEVSHQAIMDELSAVAERVLPFMDTVWLLLDRQRRKGARILFEGAQGTLLDIDHGTYPFVTSSNTVAGQAAAGSGMGPGSLGYILGITKAYTTRVGEGPFPTELDDEIGQFLGERGHEFGTVTGRKRRCGWFDAALVRQSVAANGITGIALTKLDVLDGLDELKICVGYMLDGQEIDHLPASQAQQASVKPVYITLEGWKESTVGARKWADLPAQAIKYVRQVEELIGAPVALLSTSPERDDTILVTDPFED; via the coding sequence ATGACGAATGTCGTGGTGGTCGGATCCCAATGGGGCGACGAAGGCAAGGGCAAGATCGTGGACTGGCTCTCGGAGCGCGCCGATATCGTCGTGCGCTTTCAGGGCGGCCACAATGCCGGCCACACGCTTGTCATCGACGGCGTCAGCTACAAGTTGTCATTGCTGCCGTCGGGCGTCGTCAGGCCCGGCAAGCTTGCCGTCATCGGCAACGGGGTGGTCATCGACCCGCATGCCCTGATCGCGGAAATCGACAAGCTTGCGGCCCAGGGCGTCAAGATCACGCCCGAGAACCTGCGCATCGCCGACAATGCGACCCTCATTCTGTCGCTTCACCGCGAACTCGACGGCATCCGCGAGGATGCGGCCTCGAACAGCGGCACCAAGATCGGCACGACGCGCCGCGGCATCGGCCCGGCTTATGAGGACAAGGTCGGCCGCCGCGCCATTCGCGTCATGGATCTCGCGGACCTCGGCACGCTGCCAGCCAAGGTCGACCGACTGCTGACGCACCACAATGCCCTGCGCCGGGGGCTCGGCGAGACGGAGGTCAGCCACCAGGCGATCATGGACGAATTATCTGCCGTCGCCGAGCGGGTACTCCCGTTCATGGACACGGTCTGGCTGCTGCTCGACCGGCAGCGCCGCAAGGGCGCTCGCATTCTCTTCGAGGGTGCACAAGGCACTCTGCTCGATATCGATCACGGCACCTATCCCTTCGTCACCTCGTCGAACACCGTTGCCGGCCAGGCGGCCGCCGGCTCCGGCATGGGCCCGGGCTCGCTCGGCTATATCCTCGGCATCACAAAGGCCTATACGACCCGCGTCGGCGAAGGGCCGTTCCCGACAGAGCTTGATGACGAGATCGGCCAGTTCCTAGGGGAACGCGGCCATGAATTCGGGACCGTCACCGGGCGCAAGCGCCGCTGCGGCTGGTTCGATGCAGCCCTGGTGCGCCAATCGGTAGCCGCCAACGGCATCACCGGTATCGCGCTCACCAAGCTCGACGTGCTCGACGGTCTCGACGAGTTGAAAATCTGCGTCGGCTATATGCTGGATGGACAAGAGATCGACCATCTTCCCGCAAGCCAGGCGCAACAAGCCTCGGTCAAGCCCGTCTATATTACGCTCGAGGGCTGGAAGGAATCGACGGTCGGCGCCCGCAAATGGGCCGATCTGCCTGCCCAGGCGATCAAATATGTTCGCCAGGTCGAGGAACTGATCGGCGCGCCGGTCGCCCTTCTTTCCACGAGCCCGGAGCGCGACGACACAATACTTGTGACGGACCCTTTTGAGGACTAG
- a CDS encoding DMT family transporter: protein MNSRAYFYLGITSLFWGGNSVAGKLAVGHISPMMLTTLRWSVALAVILALMTPQIRRDWEKIRQHWLQLLAYGAVGFTLFNAFLYSAVKYTTAINAVILQAGIPMLIFLFNFALFRTRASVAQAIGFTVTLIGVLTTASHGDFASLLRLQLNFGDALMILACIVYAVYTVTLRWKPAIHWQSFIAVPAFGALISSIPLLLWEAGSGGLILPDATGWTIVLYAAIFPSLMSQVLYVRGVEMIGPNRAGLFINAIPVFGTLLSVLLVGETFHLFHLVAMLLVLGGIAIAERGRPKPPK, encoded by the coding sequence GTGAACTCCAGAGCCTATTTTTATCTCGGCATCACCTCGCTTTTCTGGGGCGGTAATTCGGTTGCGGGCAAGCTGGCCGTCGGCCATATCAGCCCAATGATGCTGACGACGCTGCGTTGGTCCGTCGCGCTCGCCGTTATCCTGGCGCTGATGACGCCGCAGATCCGACGGGACTGGGAAAAGATACGCCAGCATTGGCTGCAGTTGCTTGCCTATGGCGCCGTCGGCTTCACGCTGTTCAACGCCTTCCTCTATTCGGCGGTGAAATACACGACCGCGATCAATGCCGTCATCCTGCAGGCCGGCATCCCGATGCTGATCTTCCTCTTCAATTTCGCGCTCTTCCGCACGCGCGCATCGGTCGCCCAGGCTATCGGCTTCACCGTGACGCTGATCGGCGTGCTCACCACCGCGTCGCATGGAGACTTCGCAAGTCTTTTGAGGCTGCAGCTTAATTTCGGCGACGCGCTGATGATACTCGCCTGCATCGTCTATGCGGTGTACACGGTCACGCTGCGCTGGAAACCAGCCATTCACTGGCAGAGCTTCATCGCCGTTCCGGCCTTCGGAGCGCTCATCAGCTCCATTCCGCTCCTCCTCTGGGAAGCCGGAAGCGGCGGCCTGATTCTTCCGGATGCGACCGGCTGGACGATCGTGCTCTATGCCGCGATCTTCCCGTCGCTGATGTCACAGGTCCTCTATGTCCGCGGCGTCGAGATGATCGGTCCCAACCGCGCCGGCCTGTTCATCAACGCCATACCGGTCTTCGGCACTCTGCTTTCCGTACTGCTCGTTGGGGAGACCTTCCACCTGTTCCATCTGGTGGCAATGCTGCTCGTGCTTGGCGGCATCGCCATTGCCGAGCGAGGGCGGCCGAAACCGCCAAAATGA
- the serA gene encoding phosphoglycerate dehydrogenase — MAPRVLVSDELSETAVQIFRDRGVEVDFEPKLGKDKERLAEVIGKYDGLAIRSATKVTEKLIAAATNLKVVGRAGIGVDNVDIPAASRRGIIVMNTPFGNSITTAEHAIALMFAVARQLPAADTSTQSGKWEKSKFMGVEITGKVLGVIGAGNIGSIVCARAIGLKMHVVAYDPFLSKERAEEMGVVKVELDELIAQADFITLHVPLTDKTRNILSEEAIAKTKPGVRIINCARGGLVDEKALAEALKSGHVAGAGFDVFEVEPATESPLFGLPNVVCTPHLGASTSEAQENVALQVAEQMSDYLVKGAVSNAINMPSITAEEAPILKPFIRLADVLGAFVGQVTESAIKEIEILYDGSTAAMNTKALTSAVLAGLIRPQVADVNMVSAPIMVKEKGIILSEVKRDKTGVFDGYIKLTVTTANQTRSVAGTVFSDGKPRFIQIKGINLDADVGNHMVYITNTDVPGMIGFIGTMLGDAGVNIANFQLGREKQAGDAIALLYVDGPVSEAVLDRLRANPAIRQAKPLVFDVD, encoded by the coding sequence ATGGCACCTCGCGTTCTCGTATCCGACGAACTGTCGGAAACCGCCGTCCAGATCTTCCGCGACCGCGGCGTCGAAGTGGATTTCGAGCCGAAGCTCGGCAAGGACAAGGAGCGGCTTGCCGAAGTGATCGGTAAATATGACGGCCTGGCGATCCGCTCCGCCACCAAGGTGACCGAAAAGCTGATTGCGGCCGCCACCAACCTGAAGGTCGTCGGTCGCGCCGGCATCGGCGTCGACAATGTCGACATTCCCGCCGCTTCGCGCCGCGGCATCATCGTCATGAATACGCCGTTCGGCAATTCGATCACCACGGCCGAACACGCGATCGCGCTGATGTTCGCAGTCGCCCGCCAGCTCCCCGCCGCCGATACCTCGACGCAGTCCGGCAAATGGGAAAAATCGAAGTTCATGGGTGTCGAGATCACCGGCAAGGTGCTAGGCGTAATCGGCGCCGGCAATATCGGCTCGATCGTCTGCGCCCGCGCCATCGGCTTGAAGATGCACGTCGTTGCCTATGATCCGTTCCTGTCGAAGGAGCGGGCCGAGGAAATGGGCGTCGTGAAGGTCGAGCTCGACGAGCTGATCGCCCAGGCGGACTTCATCACCTTGCATGTTCCGCTCACCGACAAGACGCGCAACATTCTGAGTGAGGAAGCGATCGCCAAGACCAAGCCCGGCGTACGCATCATCAATTGCGCCCGCGGCGGGCTCGTCGACGAGAAGGCGCTTGCCGAGGCGCTGAAGTCGGGCCATGTCGCCGGCGCCGGTTTCGACGTCTTCGAAGTGGAGCCCGCCACCGAAAGCCCGCTCTTCGGGCTGCCGAATGTCGTCTGCACCCCGCATCTTGGCGCCTCCACGTCGGAGGCGCAGGAGAACGTGGCGCTGCAGGTCGCCGAGCAGATGTCCGACTATCTCGTCAAGGGCGCCGTCTCCAATGCCATCAACATGCCGTCGATCACGGCGGAGGAAGCGCCGATCCTCAAGCCCTTCATCCGCCTCGCGGATGTGCTTGGCGCCTTTGTCGGACAGGTGACGGAAAGCGCCATCAAGGAGATCGAAATCCTCTATGACGGCTCGACGGCGGCAATGAACACCAAGGCGCTGACAAGTGCCGTGCTCGCCGGGCTGATCCGGCCCCAGGTGGCCGACGTCAACATGGTTTCGGCGCCGATCATGGTCAAGGAAAAGGGCATTATCCTTTCCGAGGTCAAGCGCGACAAGACGGGCGTCTTCGACGGCTATATCAAGCTGACGGTGACGACGGCGAACCAGACGCGCTCGGTCGCGGGAACGGTCTTCTCCGATGGCAAGCCGCGCTTCATCCAGATCAAGGGCATCAACCTCGATGCGGACGTCGGCAACCATATGGTCTACATCACCAATACCGACGTTCCCGGCATGATCGGCTTTATCGGTACGATGCTCGGCGACGCCGGCGTCAACATCGCCAACTTCCAGCTCGGCCGTGAGAAGCAGGCCGGCGATGCGATCGCGCTTCTCTATGTCGATGGGCCGGTTTCCGAGGCCGTGCTCGACAGGCTGCGCGCCAACCCGGCAATCCGGCAGGCCAAGCCGCTGGTCTTCGACGTCGACTGA
- a CDS encoding phosphoserine transaminase yields MTKPAKPALRPANTRFSSGPCAKRPGWTLEALSDAALGRSHRAKVGKAKLKQAIDLTREILEVPTDYRIGIVPASDTGAVEMALWSLLGARGADVLAWESFGAGWVTDVVKQLKLADVRRFEADYGELPDLSKVDFDRDVVFTWNGTTSGVRVPDADFIPANRKGLTICDATSAAFAQALDFSKLDVVTFSWQKVLGGEGAHGMLILSPRAVERLESYVPAWPLPKIFRMTKGGKLIEGIFTGETINTPSMLCVEDYIDALLWAKSLGGLKALIARADANAEVIHRFVAANDWIANLAAKPETRSNTSVCLKIVDKDVAGLDADAQAAFAKGVVALLDKEGVAFDIGHYRDAPSGLRIWAGATIETADLEALMPWLTWAFETQKAALAQAAA; encoded by the coding sequence ATGACGAAGCCTGCCAAGCCGGCCCTGCGCCCGGCCAATACCCGTTTTTCTTCTGGTCCTTGCGCGAAGCGTCCCGGCTGGACGCTCGAAGCCCTTTCCGATGCCGCGCTCGGTCGTTCGCACCGCGCCAAGGTCGGCAAGGCGAAGCTCAAGCAAGCCATTGATCTTACCCGTGAAATTCTCGAAGTTCCGACTGATTACCGCATCGGCATCGTGCCTGCTTCCGACACTGGCGCCGTCGAAATGGCGCTCTGGTCGCTGCTCGGCGCCCGCGGCGCCGACGTGCTCGCCTGGGAGAGCTTTGGTGCAGGCTGGGTCACCGACGTGGTCAAGCAGCTGAAGCTTGCCGACGTCCGGCGCTTCGAAGCCGACTATGGCGAACTGCCGGATCTCTCGAAGGTCGATTTCGACCGGGACGTCGTCTTCACCTGGAACGGCACGACTTCGGGCGTTCGCGTCCCGGATGCGGATTTCATCCCGGCTAACCGCAAGGGGCTGACAATCTGCGACGCAACCTCGGCCGCTTTCGCCCAGGCGCTCGATTTCTCCAAGCTCGACGTCGTCACTTTCTCCTGGCAGAAGGTACTGGGCGGTGAGGGTGCCCATGGCATGCTGATCCTGAGCCCGCGTGCGGTGGAGCGGCTGGAAAGCTACGTCCCCGCCTGGCCGCTGCCGAAGATATTCCGCATGACCAAGGGCGGCAAGCTGATCGAAGGCATCTTCACCGGCGAGACGATCAATACGCCGTCGATGCTCTGCGTCGAGGATTATATCGACGCGCTTCTGTGGGCGAAGTCGCTCGGCGGCCTCAAGGCGCTGATCGCGCGTGCGGATGCCAATGCCGAGGTCATTCACCGCTTCGTCGCGGCAAACGACTGGATCGCCAACCTTGCGGCCAAGCCGGAAACGCGCTCCAACACCTCCGTCTGCCTGAAGATCGTCGACAAGGATGTGGCGGGGCTCGACGCGGATGCGCAGGCAGCTTTCGCCAAGGGCGTGGTCGCGCTCCTCGACAAGGAGGGCGTCGCCTTCGACATCGGCCATTATCGCGATGCGCCCTCCGGCCTTCGCATCTGGGCCGGCGCGACGATCGAGACCGCCGATCTGGAGGCCCTGATGCCCTGGTTGACCTGGGCCTTCGAGACCCAGAAGGCGGCACTTGCGCAGGCGGCCGCCTGA